From a region of the Oryza sativa Japonica Group chromosome 6, ASM3414082v1 genome:
- the LOC107275431 gene encoding anthranilate O-methyltransferase 3, whose translation MATKQILHMNPGQGETSYARNSTIQKIAQDRMKPLIEDAIKAFCGAALPKSMVIADLGCSSGPNALTLVSTMVNAIHRYCMEHKQPQPEMCIFLNDLPCNDFNTVAKSLGEFKHGQDSSSHHIIVTSMVPGSFYDRLFTSTSVHFFCSSISLHWLSEAPEELVKSKIPMYDSDDKLRLLNREIVANAYARQFRKDFTLFLSLRAQELVLGGQLIFSLVGRCSSNHASKSTQVWKLLAIALNDMASRGMISKEKFDTFHIPIYAPLDKELDSIIEDEGSFRINKTMVYDAFLATDGMLPSPNIMASMTRAVFEPVIVQHFGFSGETMADFSSAVERLSSSSFLEAEFPLVCLCLSLTRAR comes from the exons ATGGCCACAAAACAAATTCTCCATATGAATCCAGGACAGGGCGAAACAAGCTACGCTCGTAACTCCACAATTCAG AAAATAGCGCAAGATAGGATGAAACCTCTCATAGAGGATGCCATCAAAGCCTTTTGTGGGGCAGCTCTCCCTAAGAGCATGGTAATCGCAGACTTGGGTTGCTCCTCCGGCCCCAACGCACTCACTCTCGTTTCAACTATGGTCAACGCCATCCACCGTTATTGCATGGAACACAAGCAGCCACAACCAGAAATGTGCATTTTCTTGAACGATCTTCCATGCAATGACTTCAACACCGTTGCAAAAAGTTTGGGAGAATTCAAGCATGGCCAGGACAGTTCCTCCCATCACATCATTGTCACCAGCATGGTACCTGGGTCATTTTATGATAGGCTTTTCACATCGACCTCAGTGCATTTCTTCTGCTCCTCCATCAGCCTGCATTGGTTATCAGAG GCACCTGAAGAGCTTGTGAAGAGTAAAATCCCAATGTACGATAGTGACGATAAATTGAGGCTATTGAACCGTGAAATTGTTGCCAATGCTTATGCTCGACAGTTCAGAAAGGATTTCACGCTGTTCTTGTCCTTGAGGGCTCAAGAACTAGTTCTTGGAGGTCAGCTGATTTTCTCATTGGTTGGCAGATGCTCAAGCAACCATGCGTCCAAGTCAACTCAAGTATGGAAGCTGCTAGCCATAGCCTTGAACGACATGGCATCGAGA GGTATGATAAGCAAAGAAAAGTTTGACACATTCCACATACCTATCTATGCACCTTTGGACAAGGAATTAGATTCGATCATTGAAGATGAGGGTTCATTTCGAATCAACAAGACGATGGTCTATGATGCTTTCCTTGCCACGGATGGAATGTTGCCTAGTCCAAACATAATGGCTTCAATGACAAGAGCAGTGTTCGAGCCTGTAATAGTgcagcattttggattttcaggTGAAACTATGGCTGATTTCTCTAGTGCAGTGGAGCGTCTCTCGAGTTCTAGTTTTTTGGAAGCTGAATTCCCATTAGTCTGCTTGTGTTTGTCGCTCACTAGAGCACGTTGA